The Daucus carota subsp. sativus chromosome 2, DH1 v3.0, whole genome shotgun sequence genome includes a window with the following:
- the LOC135150887 gene encoding uncharacterized protein LOC135150887: PLFTILKDNKLTGPNYIEWKRNLDIVLTVEEYKFCTYEPKPEQPAADAPDEEKEYYKRWTKADEMSRCYILAAMSGVLQHQHQAMATASDMLFNLKELFGDQNRAARQVAMKALMNTQMAEGTPVRDHVLKMMSHLNEIEILGAELDGETQIDIVLMSLPKSFEQFRLNYNMNKRQYSLAELLTELQAAERLFRQSVQVNVAEKGSSSKPKGNKKKK; encoded by the coding sequence ccactgttcaccatacttaaggataacaaacttaccggacctaactatattgaatggaaacgtaatttggacattgtgttgactgttgaggagtacaagttttgcacttatgaacccaagcctgagcagcccgctgctgatgctcctgatgaggagaaagagtattataagcggtggacaaaggctgatgagatgtcgcgatgttacattctggcagcaatgtcgggtgttttgcagcatcagcatcaggctatggccactgcttcggatatgctctttaatctcaaagaactttttggagatcagaatagggctgctaggcaagtagccatgaaggctttaatgaacactcagatggctgaaggtacacctgtaagggatcatgttctcaagatgatgtcacatctgaatgagatagagatccttggagCTGAGCTTGatggggaaacccagattgacattgtccttatgagcttgcccaagagttttgagcagttccgcttgaattacaacatgaacaagaggcagtatagtcttgcggaactgctgacagaacttcaggcagctgaaagattatttcgccagagtgttcaagtgaatgtggctgagaaaggttcttcctctaagccgaaaggcaataagaagaagaaa